The Henckelia pumila isolate YLH828 chromosome 2, ASM3356847v2, whole genome shotgun sequence genome includes a window with the following:
- the LOC140883053 gene encoding uncharacterized protein, translating to MRVTPWNQYQLVDKEVDPDIQLASGKKGLVCRCTFFVCFGRPSARLESPCHLKVGPVQSQEVLPGPAVFCENKDLPHSDDGDGDDSSVRKIISLKSSLKKPIDLSVAATGGGGRTKDHMAFCIKNGDPACQMERRKVQWTDTSGGELFQVREFEMSENESDDEFYDCNKKACSCNIM from the exons ATGAGAGTGACTCCGTGGAATCAGTACCAATTGGTGGATAAAGAGGTTGATCCTGATATCCAGCTGGCTTCAGGAAAGAAGGGGCTTGTCTGCAGGTGCACATTCTTTGTGTGCTTTGGTCGTCCATCTGCCAGACTTGAGAGCCCATGTCATTTGAAAGTTGGACCTGTGCAAAGCCAGGAAGTCTTGCCGGGACCTGCTGTTTTTTGTGAGAACAAAGATCTACCACACTCTGATGATGGTGATGGTGATGATAGCAGCGTTAGAAAGATTATAAGTCTTAAGAGTAGTTTGAAGAAACCAATAGATCTTTCAGTTGCTGCCACAGGTGGTGGTGGCCGTACCAAGGATCACATGGCATTTTGCATAAAGAATGGCGATCCTGCTTGTCAAATGGAGAGGAGGAAAGTGCAGTGGACAGATACTTCCGGAGGAGAGCTTTTTCAGGTTCGGGAATTTGAGATGAG TGAAAATGAATCGGACGATGAATTTTATGATTGCAACAAAAAGGCTTGTTCTTGCAATATAATGTAG
- the LOC140880858 gene encoding uncharacterized protein, whose protein sequence is MRATVLKAPPGDLLACMEMAKIADLIAFVASPNAFSEESDSGFLIDPFVSQCLSAFRTLGLPSTMVLIRDLPDDLKGENELKKMCMSELASEFPEDCKCYSADKKDELHKILEKEQRLKVPHWRNQRPYLVAQKVDLVANDCSSKHCTIVLTGYLRARGLSINQLVHVTGAGDFQLHKIELLKDPCTLNVQKGGDLMDSEGVNDVQVVRSLTPDPMKQEPLVVENIPDLLAGKQTWPTEAEMAEADKYEEEIRVK, encoded by the exons ATGAGAGCCACA GTCTTGAAAGCACCTCCTGGTGATTTGCTAGCGTGTATGGAAATGGCCAAG ATTGCTGATTTGATTGCATTTGTAGCATCCCCGAATGCATTTTCTGAAGAGAGTGACTCTGGTTTTTTAATTGATCCATTTGTATCTCAATGTCTCTCTGCATTCAGAACACTTGGTCTCCCAAGCACCATGGTGCTAATTCGG GATCTTCCTGATGACTTGAAAGGGGAAAATGAGCTGAAGAAGATGTGCATGTCTGAGCTTGCTTCTGAGTTTCCAGAAGATTGCAAGTGTTATTCCGCAGATAAAAAGGATGAATTGCATAAG ATCCTTGAAAAGGAACAAAGGCTTAAGGTGCCGCATTGGCGAAACCAAAGGCCTTACCTTGTGGCTCAAAAG GTTGACCTTGTGGCCAATGATTGCAGCTCAAAGCATTGTACCATTGTCCTTACGGGTTATCTTCGTGCTCGTGGTCTATCAATAAATCAGCTG GTACATGTAACTGGTGCAGGGGATTTCCAGTTGCACAAAATTGAACTTCTCAAGGATCCGTGTACTCTGAATGTACAAAAAGGAGGGGACTTAATGGATTCAGAGGGAGTAAATGATGTACAG GTTGTGAGGAGCCTTACCCCTGATCCTATGAAGCAAGAACCTTTAGTCGTTGAAAATATCCCAGATCTATTGGCAGGAAAACAG ACATGGCCAACAGAGGCAGAAATGGCTGAAGCTGACAAGTATGAAGAGGAGATAAGGGTGAAATAG